One genomic segment of Streptomyces sp. RerS4 includes these proteins:
- a CDS encoding response regulator transcription factor translates to MTSVLVCDDSPLAREALRRAVATVPGVERVTTAANGEEVLRRWGADRSDLILMDVRMPGLGGVETVRRLLSADPGARIIMLTVAEDLDGVALAVAAGARGYLHKDASRAELRATVTQALADPTWRLAPRRLRSAEMGAAPTLTAREIQVLEGMSHGRSNAEIGRELFLSEDTVKTHARRLFKKLGASDRAHAVALGFRWGLVR, encoded by the coding sequence ATGACTTCCGTCCTCGTCTGCGACGACTCCCCGCTTGCCCGAGAGGCGCTCCGTCGCGCGGTTGCCACCGTGCCCGGCGTCGAGCGTGTGACGACGGCTGCCAACGGCGAGGAAGTCCTCCGCCGCTGGGGTGCCGACCGCTCCGACCTGATTCTGATGGATGTACGGATGCCCGGCCTCGGCGGTGTCGAGACGGTGCGCCGCCTCCTCTCCGCCGACCCGGGCGCCCGCATCATCATGCTGACGGTCGCCGAGGACCTGGACGGCGTGGCCCTCGCGGTCGCCGCGGGTGCCCGCGGCTACCTGCACAAGGACGCCTCGCGCGCCGAACTGCGGGCCACGGTCACCCAGGCCCTCGCCGACCCGACCTGGAGGCTGGCCCCGCGCCGGCTGCGCTCGGCGGAGATGGGCGCGGCCCCCACGCTCACCGCCCGCGAGATCCAGGTGCTGGAGGGCATGAGCCACGGCCGGTCCAACGCGGAGATCGGGCGCGAGCTCTTCCTCTCCGAGGACACGGTCAAGACCCACGCCCGCAGGCTGTTCAAGAAGCTCGGCGCCTCGGACCGGGCGCACGCCGTGGCGCTCGGCTTCCGCTGGGGGCTCGTCCGCTGA
- a CDS encoding sigma-70 family RNA polymerase sigma factor, whose product MRDDEPLGSPAATGPTGAAKGGSAGAVSALVRRAVDGDEQATHDLLAFVHPLAIRYCRTRLSRLPGDARHFVEDLAQEVCVAVLMALPRYRDTGRPFEAFVFAIAAHKVADLQRAAMRHPGSTAVPSDEMPERPDDSLGPEERALLSSDAAWAKQLLANLPENQRELLVLRVAVGLTAEETGQMLGMSPGAVRVAQHRALSRLRALAEQ is encoded by the coding sequence ATGCGCGACGACGAGCCCCTGGGGTCCCCCGCGGCCACAGGCCCGACCGGCGCCGCCAAGGGCGGCAGTGCCGGTGCCGTCAGCGCGCTCGTACGCCGCGCCGTGGACGGCGACGAGCAGGCCACGCACGACCTCCTGGCCTTCGTGCACCCCCTCGCCATCCGCTACTGCCGCACCCGCCTGTCCCGCCTCCCGGGTGACGCTCGTCACTTCGTCGAGGACCTGGCGCAGGAGGTGTGCGTCGCCGTTCTGATGGCGCTGCCCCGCTACCGCGACACCGGGCGCCCCTTCGAGGCGTTCGTCTTCGCCATCGCCGCGCACAAGGTCGCCGACCTCCAGCGGGCCGCCATGCGGCACCCGGGGAGCACGGCCGTCCCGTCCGACGAGATGCCGGAGCGGCCCGACGACTCGCTCGGCCCCGAGGAGCGGGCGCTGCTGAGCAGTGACGCCGCCTGGGCCAAGCAGCTGCTGGCGAACCTCCCGGAGAACCAGCGCGAGCTGCTGGTGCTGCGGGTCGCCGTCGGGCTGACCGCCGAGGAGACCGGGCAGATGCTCGGCATGTCGCCGGGCGCGGTGCGGGTCGCGCAGCACCGGGCGCTGAGCCGGCTGCGGGCGCTCGCCGAGCAGTAG
- the guaB gene encoding IMP dehydrogenase translates to MTADGVPDKFATLGLTYDDVLLLPGASDMAPDAIDTSSLISRNVRVNVPLLSAAMDKVTEARMAIAMARQGGVGVLHRNLSIVDQANQVDLVKRSESGMVTDPITVHPDATLGEADELCAKFRISGVPVTDPAGKLLGIVTNRDMAFESDRSRQVREVMTPMPLVTGKVGISGVDAMELLRRHKIEKLPLVDDAGILKGLITVKDFVKAEKYPNAAKDKDGRLLVGAAVGVAGDAYERAQALIEAGADFIVVDTAHGHSRLVGDMVAKIKSNSGVDVIGGNVATRDGAQALIDAGCDGIKVGVGPGSICTTRVVAGIGVPQVTAIYEASLAAKAAGVPVIGDGGLQYSGDIAKALVAGADTVMLGSLLAGCEESPGELLFINGKQFKSYRGMGSLGAMQSRGDRKSFSKDRYFQEGVGGDDKLIPEGIEGQVPYRGPLSAVVHQLVGGLRQSMFYVGGRTVPELQERGRFVRITSAGLKESHPHDIQMTVEAPNYSRKG, encoded by the coding sequence ATGACTGCCGACGGAGTGCCCGACAAATTCGCCACGCTCGGACTGACCTACGACGACGTCCTGCTGCTGCCGGGCGCGTCGGACATGGCTCCGGACGCGATCGACACCTCTTCCCTCATCTCGCGCAACGTCCGCGTGAACGTGCCGCTGCTGTCGGCCGCCATGGACAAGGTCACCGAGGCCCGCATGGCCATCGCGATGGCCCGTCAGGGCGGCGTCGGCGTCCTGCACCGCAACCTCTCCATCGTCGACCAGGCCAACCAGGTCGACCTGGTCAAGCGCTCCGAGTCCGGCATGGTCACCGACCCGATCACGGTGCACCCGGACGCGACGCTGGGCGAGGCCGACGAGCTGTGCGCGAAGTTCCGCATCTCCGGCGTCCCGGTCACCGACCCGGCGGGCAAGCTGCTCGGCATCGTCACCAACCGCGACATGGCCTTCGAGTCGGACCGCAGCCGCCAGGTGCGCGAGGTCATGACCCCGATGCCGCTGGTCACGGGCAAGGTCGGCATCTCCGGTGTCGACGCCATGGAGCTGCTGCGCCGCCACAAGATCGAGAAGCTTCCGCTGGTCGACGACGCGGGCATCCTCAAGGGCCTCATCACGGTCAAGGACTTCGTCAAGGCCGAGAAGTACCCGAACGCCGCCAAGGACAAGGACGGCCGGCTGCTGGTCGGCGCGGCCGTCGGCGTCGCCGGTGACGCGTACGAGCGCGCCCAGGCGCTGATCGAGGCGGGCGCGGACTTCATCGTCGTCGACACCGCCCACGGTCACTCCCGTCTGGTCGGCGACATGGTCGCCAAGATCAAGTCGAACTCCGGCGTGGACGTCATCGGCGGCAACGTCGCCACCCGCGACGGCGCCCAGGCCCTCATCGACGCCGGCTGCGACGGCATCAAGGTCGGCGTCGGCCCCGGCTCCATCTGCACCACCCGCGTCGTCGCCGGCATCGGCGTCCCGCAGGTCACCGCGATCTACGAGGCCTCGCTGGCCGCCAAGGCCGCGGGCGTCCCGGTCATCGGCGACGGCGGCCTGCAGTACTCCGGCGACATCGCGAAGGCCCTGGTCGCCGGCGCCGACACGGTGATGCTCGGCTCGCTGCTCGCGGGCTGCGAGGAGTCCCCGGGCGAGCTGCTCTTCATCAACGGCAAGCAGTTCAAGTCCTACCGCGGCATGGGCTCGCTCGGCGCGATGCAGTCCCGCGGCGACCGCAAGTCGTTCTCCAAGGACCGCTACTTCCAGGAGGGCGTGGGCGGCGACGACAAGCTCATCCCCGAGGGCATCGAGGGCCAGGTCCCCTACCGCGGCCCCCTCTCCGCGGTCGTCCACCAGCTGGTCGGCGGCCTGCGCCAGTCGATGTTCTACGTCGGCGGCCGGACGGTTCCCGAGCTCCAGGAGCGCGGCCGCTTCGTGCGCATCACCTCGGCGGGCCTCAAGGAGAGCCACCCGCACGACATCCAGATGACGGTCGAGGCGCCGAACTACTCCCGTAAGGGCTGA
- a CDS encoding GuaB3 family IMP dehydrogenase-related protein, producing the protein MTEIEIGRGKRGRRAYAFDDIAIVPSRRTRDPKEVSIAWQIDAYRFELPFLAAPMDSVVSPQTAIRIGELGGLGVLNLEGLWTRYEDPQPLLDEIAELDEASATRRLQEIYSAPIQADLIRQRIKEVRDSGVVTAAALSPQRTAEFSKAVVEAGVDIFVIRGTTVSAEHVSGAAEPLNLKQFIYELDVPVIVGGCATYTAALHLMRTGAAGVLVGFGGGAAHTTRNVLGIQVPMATAVADVAAARRDYMDESGGRYVHVIADGGVGWSGDIPKAVACGADAVMMGSPLARATDAPGKGNHWGMEAVHEDVPRGKKVDLGTVGTTEEILTGPSHTPDGSMNFFGALRRSMATTGYSELKEFQRVEITIADSQHSR; encoded by the coding sequence GTGACTGAGATCGAGATCGGGCGCGGCAAGCGCGGCCGCCGGGCGTACGCCTTCGACGACATCGCCATCGTCCCCAGCCGGCGTACGCGGGACCCGAAGGAGGTCTCGATCGCCTGGCAGATCGACGCGTACCGCTTCGAGCTCCCCTTCCTGGCCGCCCCCATGGACTCCGTGGTCTCCCCGCAGACCGCGATCCGCATCGGCGAGCTCGGCGGCCTCGGCGTGCTGAACCTCGAAGGCCTGTGGACCCGCTACGAGGACCCGCAGCCGCTCCTCGACGAGATCGCGGAGCTGGACGAGGCGAGCGCGACCCGCCGCCTCCAGGAGATCTACTCCGCGCCGATCCAGGCGGACCTGATCCGGCAGCGGATCAAGGAGGTGCGCGACTCCGGCGTCGTCACCGCCGCCGCGCTCTCCCCGCAGCGCACCGCCGAGTTCTCCAAGGCCGTCGTCGAGGCGGGCGTGGACATCTTCGTCATCCGCGGCACCACCGTGTCGGCGGAGCACGTCTCCGGCGCCGCCGAACCGCTGAACCTCAAGCAGTTCATCTACGAGCTCGACGTCCCCGTCATCGTCGGCGGCTGCGCCACCTACACGGCGGCCCTGCACCTGATGCGCACCGGCGCGGCCGGTGTCCTCGTCGGCTTCGGCGGCGGCGCGGCGCACACCACGCGCAACGTGCTCGGCATCCAGGTCCCGATGGCCACGGCCGTCGCGGACGTGGCCGCGGCCCGCCGCGACTACATGGACGAGTCCGGCGGCCGTTACGTGCACGTCATCGCCGACGGCGGCGTGGGCTGGTCCGGCGACATCCCGAAGGCCGTCGCCTGCGGCGCCGACGCCGTGATGATGGGCTCCCCGCTGGCCCGCGCCACCGACGCGCCCGGCAAGGGCAACCACTGGGGCATGGAGGCCGTCCACGAGGACGTGCCGCGCGGCAAGAAGGTCGACCTCGGTACGGTCGGCACCACCGAGGAGATCCTCACCGGCCCGTCGCACACCCCGGACGGTTCGATGAACTTCTTCGGCGCGCTGCGCCGCTCGATGGCCACCACCGGCTACAGCGAGCTCAAGGAGTTCCAGCGGGTCGAGATCACGATCGCGGACTCGCAGCACAGCCGCTGA